The Acidobacteriota bacterium DNA window CTTTTGGGAGGAATCTTTATGTTTGGGATTGTCAGGCGAAGTGATGCGAAACCATGCACCAGACAAAGAGGTTCTGGCAAGCACTTTGACGGGAGCGGGTTGGACTTGAATGTGCAATCACGAGAATCTTCGCCTGAGTAGCTCGCTTTTCTGCTACAATTTGTCTTGCCTGGTACCACCTTTTATCCTGCAATGTAGTGCTCATTCCGTTTTCAAGCTGTCGTCGCTCATTCGAAAAATGGGCTAAAGGATTGAAAGAGGTTCACCTTCCGAAGCCCCAATCAACATCACTCAGCTTTAAACTCTTCATCCTGTGAGGTTTATGTGAACCTTCAACCATTCACAACCTGGCTGGGTTTATACCGAATGGGGAAAGATGTGTTGGCTCAGCCGGGTTGGCAAATGCTCAATCTGTTGGCTGGCGGACGCTGGCTCCTCGGGCCTGGACTGTTGATGGCACTGGTATGGTCTGGTAATCAACTGGCTGTCTCGGGGCAGGTGTACCGATTTACTTCCTACAGCGTCAACACCGGGCTCCCGCATAACAGTGTGTATTGTCTGTTTCAAGACAGCAAAGGCTATATGTGGTTTGGGACGGAAGCCGGAATTTGCCGGTTTGATGGGCTGAAATACACCACGTTTACCGTTCGAGATGGGTTGGCTGATCCGGTCGTGCGCGATATTTTTGAAGATCGCCGCAATCACCTCTGGGTGGTTACTGAAAGCGGCGTCAGCCGGTTTGATGGGCTGCGGTTTACTTCGTTTAAGACGGCCCAGGGATTTTCCCCCGAGGAAGCCTATTCCGGACTGTGCAGCCGTGATGGGAGGCTCTGGTTTGGCACGGCTGATGGGTTGCTCCGGTATGACGGCCAGACCTTTACCCGGTTTGGCAAAGAGCAGGGGGTCCCCACCGGTCGCATCTGGTCGCTGGTTGAGGACCAGGCCGGCACCATCTGGCTTGGAATCCGGGGCGAGGGCTTGCTCCGCTATGATGGAAAAACGTTTACCCGGTTTGGGATCAAGGACGGTTTGCCCAATGAAGTGATTTTCGGTCTCGCTGAGGATCCACGTGGCGGACTCTGGATCACAACGGATCAAGGGCTGGTGTTTTATGATGGGTTTCGGTTTCGGACCTACTCGCTTCCTGAAGGATTGCCAATTTCCAAGACCAATCAAGTGGTGATTGACCGTTACTACCGAATTTGGGTGACGACGTTTGGCGGCGGACTGTGCCGACTCGAAGATGGTAAATTTGTGGTGTTTAATCGTGCCAACGGGGTTCCAGACAATTACCTCACGTCAATTACCCTCGATTATGAAGGCAATGTCTGGTGTGCCACCCGCTCAAGCGGAGTGTTTCGATTTAGCAGCGAACAGTTTGCCAGCTACACTCAGCTCAGTGGGTTAAGCGAAGGCCGGGTCAGTGCCCTTGGGGAAACTCCGGATGAGACCCTCTGGGTGGCCTCGGTTGATGGTGGGTTGCGAACCCTTTCCAAATCAGGTGACGTGAATCGGCTGGGGATATCTGACGGACTGCCGGACAAAGATATCTGGACGCTTTATATTGATCGGCGGCAACGAATCTGGGCCAGTAGTTATCACGGGCTCTTTTGTCGGGAAAATGGTCGCTGGCGAAAATTTAGTCAGGAAGAAATCGGTGCCCGTGAGCGAATAACTTCGATAATCGAAGACCTGCAGGGAAATATCTGGCTTGGGTCATATCCATCAACCAGTAATGGGGTATTGCGCTATGATGGGAAGTCCTTCACGTTGTTTTCCACTGATCATGGGCTGAGCAGCAATTCGGTCTCAGGGTTAATGGTTGATCACACCGGAACCCTCTGGGCCTGTAACGAACGAGGCGTGAGTTGCTTTAACGGTCAGCGGTTTACCTCACTGACCCCGGCGGATGGGTTACCCAGCCGGCGGGTCAGTTGTGCGCTCGAAGATGAGCGAGGGGTGATCTGGCTTGGCACTGATAGTGGATTGTGTCAGTTAGCAAATGGAAAAATCGCCAAAGTGTACACCTCCGATGATGGTCTGGTCGGTAATGTCATTCGCTCGTTAAACAGTTGCCAGGGGTTGCTCTGGGTAGGTACCACGCGGGGCATCTCCCAGTTTAATGGCACGACCTTTCGCAATTTTACGACTCAGGATGGCCTGGTGAGTGATGATGTCAGTTTTGGGGCCTGCCTGACCCGGCTCGATGGCGGGACCTGGTTTGGGACCAACGATGGCGTTTCAAGGTATAAAGCCGCCAAGGAGATTTCGCTTCCCGTTCCGCCCCGGCTGGCCTTAAGCACGGTTCGGATTCAGGAAAAGACCGTGGAAATCATTCCCGAGGATAATCAGGTTTCATTACAATTGCCCCCGTTATCCTACTTTGAAAATACGCTGACCTTTGAATTTGCCGCGCTGTCGTTTATTGACCCGGCGGCGGTCCGCTATCAATTTCGCCTGGAAGGGTTTGACCCAAACTGGTCGTCACCGGTGAGCGAACGCTTTGTCCGGTATACCAATCTGCCGCCTGGAAATTACCGGTTTTTCATCAAGGCCAGTTCCGCCAATGGTGTCTGGTCGGAACCCCAATCCATTCAGGTCACAATTCAGCTTCCATTCTGGCAAACCTGGTGGTTTCGATTTCTGGTGATTGTGCTGGTGACAACTATTATCGGAGCGATCTATGCCGCCAATATTTATCGCCTCAAGCGAAAACAGGAAGAAAAACTGGCGGTCCTTCGGCAAATCCAGGAACAGCGGATCAAAAGCCTTCGGGAACTACTCGAAAGCATCCGGGTCATCAACTCGAATCTGGAGCTTGAAAACGTGCTCCAAAATATTGCCGAGGAAAGCGCCCGGCTGGTGGATGGTGAACCCGGTGGCATCGGGCTGGTTGAAAACGGCAAAGTTTGTTTCCGGCGTTTGTGGCGGCAGGATCACTGGGAGCCATCGCCGCTTGAATTCCATCTGGGCGATGGGGTTGCCGGAAAAGTTGCCCAAACCTCCCAACCGATGATCATCAATGATCCGGCACAATCAACCGATGTGATTTATCCGGAACTGGTTGAGGAATATTATGTTCACGGATGGATGGATGTCCCGATTGTCGCCCGGTCCGGTCAGGTCGTCGGCGTGCTGGATGTCAGGCGCAAAGTTGGACGGCCTCCGTTTTCCGAATCCGATTGCCATTTGATTGAAGCCCTGGCTCATCAGGCTGCCGTGGCGATTGAAAATGCCGGGTTGTATGGTGAACTGGAAGAGAAGAATTTGATGGTGGTCGAGTCCATGCACGAACTGGAAAAGCTCTATAAGCAGGAACGCGAAGTCACCCGCGCGCTGCAGGATATTGACCGCATGAAGACCAATTTCATTACGGTGATGTCGCACGAAATGCGGACTCCGCTGACGGTTATTAAAGGGTACAACGAAGCCATTTTGGATCAGTACTTCGGCCCGTTGACTCCGATTCAGGAAAAATCATTACAAACCTGTCAGCGAATGGTCGAGCGGCTGGTGTGCAGCTTTAACGACATTTTGGAAATGCTCAAAATCAACGAAGGCCACGTTGAGCTGCGTTATGAACGGGTCAACCTCCGGACACTGATTGAAGACGTTCTGGGGGATCTCTCCAACTTTGTCGAAAACCGACACCAGCACATCACGCTCGAATCACCCGCCGAATTTCACATTGAGATTGATAGCGACAAAATCCGGATGGTGCTGCTCAATTTGATTCAAAACGCGATTAAGTTCACCCAGGACGGCGGCGAGATTACGATTTCGATCAAACATGCCAGCGGGCAGGCGCACCTGTGCGTTGAAGACAGCGGCATTGGACTTGACCAGGGTGAGGTGGAAAAAATCTTTGACCGTTTTTATACCAGCCCTGATGCCTCGACCCACACTTCGGGGCGGTTTGAATTTTTAGCCCGTGGCACTGGCCTTGGATTGGCGATTGCCCGGAGCTATGTCGAAGCCCACTTCGG harbors:
- a CDS encoding GAF domain-containing protein, whose protein sequence is MNLQPFTTWLGLYRMGKDVLAQPGWQMLNLLAGGRWLLGPGLLMALVWSGNQLAVSGQVYRFTSYSVNTGLPHNSVYCLFQDSKGYMWFGTEAGICRFDGLKYTTFTVRDGLADPVVRDIFEDRRNHLWVVTESGVSRFDGLRFTSFKTAQGFSPEEAYSGLCSRDGRLWFGTADGLLRYDGQTFTRFGKEQGVPTGRIWSLVEDQAGTIWLGIRGEGLLRYDGKTFTRFGIKDGLPNEVIFGLAEDPRGGLWITTDQGLVFYDGFRFRTYSLPEGLPISKTNQVVIDRYYRIWVTTFGGGLCRLEDGKFVVFNRANGVPDNYLTSITLDYEGNVWCATRSSGVFRFSSEQFASYTQLSGLSEGRVSALGETPDETLWVASVDGGLRTLSKSGDVNRLGISDGLPDKDIWTLYIDRRQRIWASSYHGLFCRENGRWRKFSQEEIGARERITSIIEDLQGNIWLGSYPSTSNGVLRYDGKSFTLFSTDHGLSSNSVSGLMVDHTGTLWACNERGVSCFNGQRFTSLTPADGLPSRRVSCALEDERGVIWLGTDSGLCQLANGKIAKVYTSDDGLVGNVIRSLNSCQGLLWVGTTRGISQFNGTTFRNFTTQDGLVSDDVSFGACLTRLDGGTWFGTNDGVSRYKAAKEISLPVPPRLALSTVRIQEKTVEIIPEDNQVSLQLPPLSYFENTLTFEFAALSFIDPAAVRYQFRLEGFDPNWSSPVSERFVRYTNLPPGNYRFFIKASSANGVWSEPQSIQVTIQLPFWQTWWFRFLVIVLVTTIIGAIYAANIYRLKRKQEEKLAVLRQIQEQRIKSLRELLESIRVINSNLELENVLQNIAEESARLVDGEPGGIGLVENGKVCFRRLWRQDHWEPSPLEFHLGDGVAGKVAQTSQPMIINDPAQSTDVIYPELVEEYYVHGWMDVPIVARSGQVVGVLDVRRKVGRPPFSESDCHLIEALAHQAAVAIENAGLYGELEEKNLMVVESMHELEKLYKQEREVTRALQDIDRMKTNFITVMSHEMRTPLTVIKGYNEAILDQYFGPLTPIQEKSLQTCQRMVERLVCSFNDILEMLKINEGHVELRYERVNLRTLIEDVLGDLSNFVENRHQHITLESPAEFHIEIDSDKIRMVLLNLIQNAIKFTQDGGEITISIKHASGQAHLCVEDSGIGLDQGEVEKIFDRFYTSPDASTHTSGRFEFLARGTGLGLAIARSYVEAHFGKIWAESDGPGLGSRFYVVLPLSQAGKEDSGTWQVSQLLSGRTRDRL